The proteins below come from a single Spirochaeta isovalerica genomic window:
- a CDS encoding ankyrin repeat domain-containing protein, translated as MKKLSLLILGLTILVLIGSCASAEVRAVRKGDIEEIRKFLADGGDPDTIDKDGNALIHIAVQYGRADSLDVLLQAGADANMKNADGNTAAILAAGSDRRDMIDILIRYGGDMRTRGRRSVSTLMLAASKGNVSLMDILLKLGVPIEGTDDDGRSALFYSISAAGPEALSFLLDKGADARAVDKNNGTPLHLLKQNRQAVLASMLLDKGTDVALSLHSSNETALHIAAGAGAWQLVETYLAGGAAFLVNQPSSTLGAPLFYALNEKINPADGAATVELLLASGADPNTPSIKNKLPIVQAVEKLDVRRAELLLRWGADTDVFLISRKSLLHIAVERKNVEMAGLLLNYNIDPDIRDMYGKTPLFYAVENGDEPMVQFLLSNGSNPDINSHDGTNMLYLVLKKDSARSSGFSSMGNLLLRYGASVRSSRDPLHPLLLQAAQSGNEAVLSLLLDSGANPNATEADGVTALMLTSSKNYSDLSALLIRSGAVVNAVDKKGNTALHIASRTGSVATVEILLRYGAAPDPVNYDNLRPIELAPDNAQGDRIVELLLAAGAAPLPVEAPVPEEPVVVVPPSGDQPENPEAADGTVTVVDNGSPEEPTPADPSGENGSDSELWNKAKVLVLGTDEPRNVSRDRTSFQGYSASVPVSFPRNMYSKFNNRNVNLFIRNETGQSAEIYIVNANGVTEAVSLLQAGRFLELGSKEGNIYPVYSSSSIYFGDIKATGQQTQYFRLVQR; from the coding sequence ATGAAAAAGCTGAGTTTACTGATTCTGGGTCTGACAATCCTTGTTCTTATCGGATCCTGTGCTTCCGCAGAGGTCCGAGCGGTCAGAAAAGGAGATATAGAGGAGATCCGCAAATTCCTCGCCGACGGCGGTGATCCCGATACAATCGATAAAGATGGCAATGCCCTGATTCATATAGCGGTGCAATACGGAAGGGCGGATAGTCTGGACGTGCTGCTGCAAGCGGGGGCTGATGCCAATATGAAAAACGCAGACGGCAATACGGCGGCGATTCTGGCGGCCGGCTCCGATCGGCGCGATATGATAGACATTCTTATCAGATACGGTGGCGATATGCGGACACGGGGGCGCAGGAGCGTTTCCACGTTGATGCTGGCAGCTTCAAAGGGGAATGTGTCTCTCATGGATATTCTCCTTAAGCTGGGCGTCCCGATCGAAGGAACCGATGACGATGGACGGTCGGCATTGTTTTACAGCATTTCAGCTGCCGGGCCGGAAGCCCTGTCTTTTCTTCTGGATAAAGGGGCCGATGCCCGTGCCGTCGATAAAAATAACGGAACACCGCTCCACCTGCTGAAACAGAACAGGCAGGCGGTTCTGGCTTCCATGCTTCTGGACAAGGGAACAGATGTGGCTCTTTCTCTTCATTCCAGTAACGAAACAGCGCTTCATATAGCAGCGGGAGCCGGAGCCTGGCAGCTGGTGGAAACCTATCTGGCCGGTGGAGCGGCCTTTCTTGTCAATCAGCCCAGTTCAACTCTCGGCGCTCCCTTGTTTTACGCGTTGAATGAAAAAATAAATCCGGCTGACGGCGCGGCCACTGTAGAACTGCTTCTGGCTTCCGGAGCCGATCCCAATACCCCGTCGATTAAAAACAAGCTGCCTATTGTTCAGGCTGTCGAAAAACTGGATGTGAGACGAGCTGAACTCCTCCTCCGGTGGGGAGCCGATACAGATGTATTCCTGATATCCAGAAAATCTCTTCTTCATATAGCCGTTGAAAGGAAGAATGTGGAAATGGCAGGTCTTCTTCTCAACTATAATATCGATCCCGATATCCGGGATATGTATGGAAAAACACCGCTTTTTTATGCTGTGGAAAACGGCGATGAGCCTATGGTTCAGTTCCTGCTCTCCAATGGCTCCAATCCCGATATTAATAGTCATGACGGAACAAACATGCTCTATCTTGTACTGAAAAAAGATTCTGCGAGATCCTCGGGTTTCTCCTCTATGGGAAATCTGCTTCTCCGGTACGGAGCTTCGGTCCGCTCTTCGAGAGATCCGCTGCATCCCCTCCTTCTACAGGCTGCACAGAGCGGCAATGAAGCCGTTCTGAGCTTACTTCTCGATAGCGGCGCCAATCCCAATGCAACAGAAGCTGACGGTGTAACGGCTCTGATGCTGACTTCTTCAAAAAATTACTCAGATTTATCAGCCCTGCTCATTCGTTCCGGGGCGGTTGTGAATGCTGTAGATAAGAAAGGAAACACGGCTCTGCATATCGCTTCCCGGACCGGATCGGTTGCGACCGTGGAGATCCTCCTCCGCTACGGCGCGGCGCCTGATCCCGTGAATTATGATAATCTCAGACCAATAGAACTGGCTCCCGATAATGCCCAGGGGGACCGGATTGTGGAACTTCTCCTGGCTGCCGGTGCGGCTCCTCTTCCTGTGGAAGCCCCTGTCCCGGAAGAGCCGGTTGTCGTTGTGCCTCCTTCCGGCGATCAGCCGGAGAATCCGGAAGCTGCCGATGGTACCGTGACGGTAGTTGATAACGGTTCGCCGGAAGAGCCGACACCTGCTGATCCCTCCGGTGAAAACGGCTCTGACTCTGAGCTCTGGAATAAGGCGAAAGTCCTTGTGCTGGGCACTGATGAACCCCGCAACGTGTCGCGGGACAGAACGAGTTTCCAAGGATACAGCGCTTCCGTGCCAGTCTCATTTCCCCGTAATATGTATTCGAAGTTCAATAATCGGAATGTGAATCTGTTTATCCGTAACGAGACCGGACAATCCGCGGAAATCTACATTGTAAATGCAAATGGCGTAACCGAAGCTGTGTCCCTTCTTCAGGCGGGCCGCTTCCTCGAGCTCGGTTCAAAAGAAGGAAATATTTATCCGGTCTACAGTTCCTCAAGCATTTATTTCGGGGATATTAAGGCTACAGGTCAGCAGACACAGTATTTTCGTCTTGTTCAGAGGTGA